The Juglans microcarpa x Juglans regia isolate MS1-56 chromosome 2D, Jm3101_v1.0, whole genome shotgun sequence DNA window TATATATTGTCAATTACAATGTgcataaaaatagaaagaataaatCTATACAAATGAATCTCTAAAATTAAGGACAATATGTCTAGCCGAGAATTAAGGTAATGTATTAAGGTAACGTATCCTTGACACGTAGTACCTGAAATCCCCCAAGTACAAGTAAACCTATATCCCCACTAGAGAAACTGATCAACGAGAACATGAGGTCATGAGTACGTCGTTAAATGATGATTAGTCTAACCACGTGCCAGATTAAAACGTGAAGATTTTCAATTGTTATGAAACAGAAGGAAATGACTtccatcaaaattaagaaaggATCAGCTTGATCGAATTACTAAtgtagaaaggaaaaaaaaaatacaattatcttcacaaaattaaaaatacaggCAAACTAATTAAGCCTATATATAGTTTGCGCTGAaagcattaatatatatcaaCCGTTGAACGTAGAATATCGAAAGCAACCTATTTTGACTTGGAAAAGATATATGCATGCATAGTCTCTCGAGAATAATTAGCCACAAGAAtactgtatttaaatatatataaactttggaTCAACCCGTGAATAACGAATTCTACAGATTTTTTTGACCGGGATCCTGGCCTGCATTACCAGTAGTACTCCGGTTAAATTACCGCGTTAAGGGTGGGCAGGCCCACGAAACTGGTTCAATTGAGCTTATTGGGCTAAAGTAGGGCCGTGCCCAACCATATCAGAGCCCAACCCCATTCTTATAGATATGGAGTGCTTAACCTTTGAATGAATCAGCTAGGACGCCAGAGAAATTTGATGCACTAAATTAAACTTTTGACAAGATGGGTTTAGTTTTGTGATAAGCTAGCTGATTTTCGTGCGACCCGAATCAAAATTGTAGCTGATGCGTACCTTTgtcttacaaaaaaatatctatatatggaTAGATCAATGCTTCTCATGAGTTCAATCTGTAAAAAGAATAAACAGTGACACATTAAATTTCTGAGTTATATATATTGCCTAATTAGCAATTTCCagattatatatagtagcaGATAATAcagatcatatataattaatacctCAAGGTTTTTCTGTTTCTAATTCCGAACAAGGTATTAAGAGCTTAATTAACTTCACACGTGaagttgctctctctctctctctctctctcgcgcgcgctctctctctctctctctctctctctcacacacacacacacacacacacacatgaaaGATTGGTTTATttcgttttctttaaattaCATCTGAActaaattattacatatttgCTCTAACTATTTCGATCTCTCTAAGTTGGGTTGAACCACCATTGCCGGCCAATTTGCCATGGAGAGACCCTACTTGAGCAGTGGCACGGTGAAAGAAAAAAGCTGTGAATCCAACAAGTTTGGCTTTGAAGAAGATCATTCATGTGGAACGTCATGGTCTGCAAAACATGAGTGCTATTCATGTAGTTTTTGCAATAGGAAATTCAGGTCTGCTCAGGCTCTTGGGGGTCACATGAATGTTCATAGGATAGAGAGGGCAAGACTGAGATTGGTAGCTTCGTCAGTTTCTGAATCTCACAACCCTAATCCAAAATTTAAACCCTACCCTACTCTGGATTCTTCACCATCATCCTCTTCAGAGAAGTTCCCACCGCACAGACATCATCCCTTGCCTTCTTTATCTTCACCATTATCAGCTCCTACGTCTGATGAAGAGAAGAAACTGGTAATAGTACCTGAACTTGATCCTCCTTTGAGTCTACGAGGCAAGGATATTAGGAACAAGAAGCGGATCAGAGGTGTTCTACGGTTTGGAGAATTGACTGGTTTTGCGCAGATAGATGAACCCAAGAATGTTTTAAGGGAGAAAGGTACAGTTAGTTTGGACCTGGAGATAGGGTTAGTGAAAGATCGAAAGCAAGATGTGGATTTAGAGCTTCGACTTGGGTGCTTTTAGGtgagattttcaattttcttggttttttcCCTGCCTTCTCAGAAACCAGGCAAATGGCTAGATCAGCAGTAGATGAGCGAGCAAGAGAAGATTGAAAAACGGCAAGGaatgaaatgcatgcatgcaggatgATAGGAGTCAGGCCCATACCATTACCTTTAATTTTGTTCTACCGGCTAATCATTCTCCATCCTTGAtcctttttatcttttgtttttcgttttgtttttgtctttaatttttattagcttattaaattgttcaTGTAATTTACCACAGGCATAGCAATATAGCTTGTATGATGATCAATTGTGATATTGTGCTTAATTAATATTGAATCTTCGTGTTTTAGTTGTAATAATTGTGATTAGTGGGTGTTTAACTTGTTATCATTATGATTAATGTGGTGGGGTGGTGCTTGTTAGGTTAATTATCAGATGGGAGATAATGAAGTTGGGGAATATGTCATCATCATCTACCATAATTCCTCCGAAAGATGGGATGTTTTACTTGATGTCTTTTTCCCTTAGTAATTTGATTGTTCTCTTGGAAATGCAAACCATGCATCTTGCACATTTATCTATGTTAATGCttcattataaaatattcttttacatatatatgaaCCTGTGTTTGAATTTTCCAGTCCTGCACAAAGGATATATAGGGAATTAAGGCAGGAATATTTAATATTGGAAtgcaaaaatagatttttttttttttaactaattttacGTACCTAATTGAAACCTAAGAAAACCATAAATAATCCACATGCACTGATCAACTGGTTTTGCTAACTCCCTTGGCCCAAAATCATTACTCATGAGCATTTAATAATTCTTCCTAGCTaggctaatatttttttttgggacaagtACTGTTCCTGGGGTAACTTCAAGAGCCTGAAAATTGGACATACTTATCTTGTAAATCCCTGGCAACCAAATCGATGACCAGTAGTATGTTGCtgtctctttatatatattaatcatgtaGTAGTgctagattatttttaatttttaatttttagagtGAAGCcgaacttattaaaaaaatcaatattaaaagTCTACAGTTTACTGCATGGCTAGTGTGGTTAGAATATCAAtcgaaaaatataatataaataagttttaattttttgatcaTTTCACGTGATATCAAAAATATAGATTGTGAATTCAAATTCTAACtctatattttatcttatttaattatatatatatatatatatatatatatatattccatgcAAGTGTTGATGTAATTAGTTTACCACACGGACGTACGATCGAAGAAGGCATGCACGATGACgatcaaatattttgaaaagaaaatgaggttttggaaaTTTTGCCAGCAAGCTATACATGGTTGCTGCCAAATGTTAGTGAtccgctttaaaaaaaattagaaagtagcatattttaatgtgatatatCTAATTAGAGATACACTTTATAATGGAAAAGATCAGCTTTCTAATCTAATACGTACGCGACGTCAAATCACATAAATTTGTAAGAACATATAGAATCTTATATAATTTGTAGGCCttataaattactaatttctGGCCTGCATGGcaaatgcataattttttattcggCCTGATCTATCTTTGCACCGCGTGAACCCATTCTTTTCTCGGCAGCTTCTTGCTGTAGGATCCGGATCGATCACTTGCTCATCATATGTTTGTCACGTTTAAAATTTTCCAAGCTTTGGTAAGTGTGGTTTCCtttgatctatttttattatgcgtatcttcttcttcttttctttcactCAATGGAATTAAagtttttatccttttttaattatttttcagatacaTTTTGTTAATTGTGGGAGAAAACATGATAAGAAACGTATAAGAAAATATGCTCTTGACTGcaaaattttttctattgaGTTGATTTTACCTTTTTACAGAATAATCACACTATATTTGTAGAAGTAAATGGTGCTACATATGGAATGTTTTGGTCACTATGAGTTGTACAGTTGTGCTTGTTATGATGCTTGATCAGAGGCTTGATTTTTGGCAATTCATCTCACAACTGTCAATACTCTCCCTCAAATTGGAAATGAAGTTCTCATGTAATGCCTAACTTGGATCTGAAGAAGACAAATAATTCATGACCCAAAGGTTTGTGAAGAGATCAACCTATTGGTGAATAAGTGGGAGTAAGAAGACCAGCACAAATATGGTCACGCACCAAGTGGCAATTAATCTCTATGTGTTTGGTGCGTTCATGAAAAACCGGATTACGTGCAATGTGAATGACAACTTGATTGTCGCAATGAAGTAGTGCAGGTTGAGGATGAGAGATTGTGAGATCACGAAGAATAGATCGTAGCCATGTAATCTCACAAGAGGTGTTGGCCATGACATGACATTCAGCTTCAGTAGAAGAGCGAGAGACAGTGGATTGCTTCTTTGTACGCCAAGAGATAGGGCTATCTCTAAGTTTGACAACAAAGCCAGTGGTGGACCATCGAGTCATAGGACAATTGGAACAATCAGAGTCATAATATGCAAATAATTGGAAACAACAGGCTGAAGAGAAAAACAAGCCATAACCAGGAGTGGTCTTCAAATACCGAAGTAAACGAAGGGCAACTTGTTGATGTGGCTCACGATGAGCATGCATAAACTAGCTCAAAATATTCACTGTGTAAGCAATATTTGGACGTGAAATGGTCAAGTAGATGAGATGACCAACCAAACGACGGTAGGAGGCTGGATCAACAAGAAGAGCACAATTAGTGTCATTGAGCTTAAGATGTCGCTCTATAGGAAAGTAAGTAGGGCAAGAAACCAAGTTGACCAGCATCAGAGAGGATGTCTAAAATGTATTTGCATTGGTTGAGAAAAATTTCAGCAGGTGACCATATTATttcaatgccaagaaaatatttcagaTTCCCTAAGTCTTTGATCTTGAATGCAGTAGCCAAGTGGTTCTTGAGTCCAATGATGGTGGGTAGGTCATTGCCAGTAAGAAGAATGTCATCAAAATAGATCAGGACGGCAGTGAACACGGTGCTTGTACTCTTGGTGAAGAGACTATGATCAACATTAATAGATTGACAAAAACCTGTCAACGTAAGAACATTAGATTGTTTGTGGTACCACTGATGGGAGGCTTGCTTAAGACTATATAAAGCTTTGTGGAAGGGGCGAAAATGCTTCTCCCCTTAAGGACAATAACTGAGAGGTGGATGCATGTAaacttcttcatcaagatcaCCATGAAGGCATTGTGAACGTCCAATTGGTGTAAAAACCAACTTTTAGCTGCAGCTATAGCAAGAAGACAACGAAGTGTAACAAGTTTAGCAGCTGGAGCAAAAGTATCATGGTAATCCAAACCTTCTACCTGGGTGTAACCCTTAGCAACCAACTGAGTTTTGTGATGTTCGACGGATCCATCAGCCCTGAGTTTGGTTTTGTAAACCCACTTACAACCAATGGcttttttgtttggagtgagaGGTTCGAGAGTCCAAGTGTGGTTGGCTTCTAGGGCTTTGATTTCATCAGCCATAACAACCCATTAGTGAGGAACAAGAACAACTTGAGAATAAGAGTGAGTATCATGAAAATTTTTGGAAACAAAGGTGAGAAAAGCAAAGTGGTTAGGACAAAAAAAACGATAAGAAGGAAACCTAGGTAAAGAATAAACTGTATATGAGAAAGTCTATGGAGTGGGATTGGAATGTGAAGACTCCGAGAGATCTATGCAAATATAGCCTTGAAGGTAGGAAGGACGAATGATCTGGCAGTATGGTCAAGATGAGGCAATGGGAGGGGGGATCGGGGTCAACAGGTTCAAGAGAGGGACTATCGGTGGGACTATCTGTTGGACTATCTAGGTTTGGGTTAAGGAAATGCTCTTGGGAGTGAAGTTCAGGGAAGATAGGATTGGGGTCAATAGGGACAGTAGGGACAGTGGATGGAGTGTCTGTGAGGTTATAAGATGTAGGGTCAATATAAAGAAAGACAGTCTCAACAAACTGAACATcacatgaagaaaatattttcttggtttcTATGTTATATACACGATAGGTTGAGTGACTAAGAAAATAACCAAGGAAGATGAATGGGGAGGCACGCCGTGAAAATTTGTCACGATGAACGTTCAAAGTATGTGCATAGCATAAACAACCAAAAACACGAAGATGCTTATAAGTGAGGGGCTTTATGAAAAAGTTCATACAGAGTTTTATGATGTAGAGAGACTGGCAAAGTATGATTAATCAAATATGAAGCAGTTAGAACACATTCACCCCAAAAAGATATAGGTAAACAAGCTTGAAAACGTAAACAACGAGCAACATTTAAGAGATGACGATGTTTTCGCTCGgcgcaacaccattttgttgagcaGTTTCAACACAAGTACACTCATGAATTACACCATGATCAGAAAAGAATTTTTGCAAGCAATGAGCTAAGAATTCGTTTTATGTGAAAATTGGATTGGGTTTTtatcatggaaaaaaaatattggtgacCTTCTTTTTCGCATTTGATACATTTCTTGCCATTTCTTGCTTTGTTGTGGGTCTAATTGGAAGAGCGAGCAACAACCATGGCTGTGCTGTCGAGTGTAGGTAGGAGCGGGAGATGAAGATGGCGTTGTGTCTCCTCTTGATGAATACTAGCATAGGCTTTGGCGATGGAGGGTAGGGGGTTCTATAGCTAGAATTTGGCTCTTGACGTTGTTGAAGGAATCATTGAGGCCCATGAGGAATTGGAATAAATGTTCTGTGTTTTCTCTTGCTGAGGCATTTTCTCGAGCACTGCATGTGCAAGAGCTAGGTTCCTGTAGAGTGTGCAATTATCCCAAAGCCCCTTGATGGAGTTGTAGTAAGCTGAAACAGTCATGGAATCTCGATGGAGATTGACAAGATCGTGCTTGAGGCAATACAACCGCGAGTGATTGCTTTGAGAGAATCGGTGGTCTAAGTCTTTCCATACTTCAGAGGGATTCTGACAATAGATCAAGCTTTGCCTTAGAGATTTGTCAATGGAATTGAGTAACCAAGAAAGAACCATGTTGCAGCACCTCTCCCACAGTGTAGCAATGGAAAGATCTGTAGGTTTTGTTAGAATGCCATCAATGAAAACAAGTTTATTTTTGGCGTTGAGCGCCATACGCATGGAACATCGCCCTGAGGGGTAATTGTCGCCGGTGAGAAGTTCCAGAACCAAGGTTGCTCCAAGATTGTCAGCAACAGTTAGAGAATAGGGTGAAGTGAGA harbors:
- the LOC121249519 gene encoding transcriptional regulator SUPERMAN-like; this encodes MERPYLSSGTVKEKSCESNKFGFEEDHSCGTSWSAKHECYSCSFCNRKFRSAQALGGHMNVHRIERARLRLVASSVSESHNPNPKFKPYPTLDSSPSSSSEKFPPHRHHPLPSLSSPLSAPTSDEEKKLVIVPELDPPLSLRGKDIRNKKRIRGVLRFGELTGFAQIDEPKNVLREKGTVSLDLEIGLVKDRKQDVDLELRLGCF